Proteins encoded within one genomic window of Verrucomicrobiota bacterium:
- the asnB gene encoding asparagine synthase (glutamine-hydrolyzing), whose protein sequence is MCGIAGFVASRGTGDREVLERMTRALAHRGPDAEGYFIDEERGMHLGHRRLAIVDLSGGAQPMATSGGDLVIVFNGEIYNHRELRAQLQSKGYLFQSDHSDTEVLLEGYREWGEGMLERLNGMFAFAIFDKVHNKLFIARDRLGKKPLYWFQKDGVFAFASELTALMRHPSSPRNESAIALKKYFAYGYIPAPHSVIEGIGKLPGGWCGTLDLVSGQWVSRKWWEFRLEPSASEPTNAQCGIWAEELLEKLNGAVKRRLMADVPLGVFLSGGIDSSAIAALAARHLPAGRLRTFSVGFTDPSFDELPYAREAAAFIGSVHESEILDLARARELIPGLLARLDEPMGDGSLLPTWLLCGFTRRHVTVALGGDGGDELFAGYDPFKALHAADLYSSLVPRALHPAIRMLAARLPVSHANISLDFKIKRMLRGLSYDERLRLPVWMGPLEPRQIDEYFGDHTPPEELFSEAIAAWESAGEHADPVDRASQFFTRLYLQDDILAKVDRASMLHGLEARSPFLDLEVVDFARKLPHTVKLRGGTTKWILKKALEPVLPASILYRKKKGFGTPLGQWFREGGLVPEIPGGIAGNFVERALRSHRAGRGDERLFLWCQHVLGEWRKAVAAR, encoded by the coding sequence ATGTGCGGGATCGCGGGATTCGTCGCCTCCCGTGGCACGGGTGACAGAGAGGTTCTGGAACGAATGACCCGGGCGCTGGCCCATCGTGGACCTGATGCTGAAGGGTATTTTATTGATGAGGAACGAGGAATGCATCTCGGACACCGCCGTCTTGCCATTGTCGATCTCTCCGGAGGAGCGCAGCCGATGGCGACATCAGGTGGTGATTTGGTGATCGTTTTCAACGGTGAGATCTACAATCACCGTGAGCTGAGGGCTCAGCTTCAGTCCAAGGGATATTTGTTCCAGAGCGATCATTCCGACACGGAGGTCCTGCTCGAGGGTTACCGTGAGTGGGGTGAGGGGATGTTGGAGCGCCTGAACGGCATGTTTGCCTTTGCCATTTTCGACAAAGTTCACAACAAACTTTTCATAGCCCGCGATCGCTTAGGGAAAAAACCGCTCTACTGGTTTCAAAAAGATGGCGTCTTTGCCTTTGCCTCGGAGTTGACGGCACTAATGCGTCATCCGTCTTCACCGAGAAACGAGTCAGCCATCGCCCTAAAAAAATACTTCGCCTACGGATATATCCCGGCACCCCACTCGGTGATCGAGGGGATTGGCAAGCTCCCGGGAGGCTGGTGCGGCACGCTCGATCTTGTGAGCGGCCAATGGGTTTCGCGCAAGTGGTGGGAGTTCCGGTTGGAGCCCTCTGCTTCTGAACCTACAAATGCCCAGTGTGGTATTTGGGCCGAAGAGTTGCTTGAGAAATTAAATGGGGCCGTCAAGCGGCGCCTGATGGCCGATGTCCCGCTCGGGGTTTTTCTGAGCGGAGGGATTGATTCCTCAGCGATCGCGGCTCTAGCGGCCAGGCATCTGCCGGCGGGGCGCCTACGGACATTTAGTGTTGGGTTCACTGATCCCAGCTTCGACGAGCTCCCCTACGCCCGCGAGGCTGCTGCCTTCATCGGGTCTGTCCATGAATCCGAGATTCTCGATCTCGCACGCGCTAGGGAGCTGATCCCAGGTCTGCTGGCACGACTGGATGAGCCGATGGGGGACGGGTCCCTGTTGCCTACTTGGCTCCTCTGCGGATTCACTAGAAGGCATGTCACCGTGGCTCTCGGTGGAGATGGAGGCGACGAGCTCTTTGCCGGCTATGATCCCTTCAAGGCCCTCCATGCCGCTGACCTCTACTCGAGTTTGGTTCCTCGGGCCCTCCATCCGGCGATCCGTATGCTGGCTGCGCGCCTGCCGGTCTCGCATGCCAATATCAGCCTCGATTTCAAGATCAAGCGGATGCTCCGCGGGCTCTCCTATGACGAGAGGCTTCGCCTGCCGGTCTGGATGGGCCCCCTGGAGCCGAGGCAAATCGACGAGTACTTCGGAGACCACACGCCACCCGAGGAGCTCTTCAGTGAGGCAATCGCGGCATGGGAATCGGCAGGTGAGCATGCCGATCCGGTGGACAGGGCCTCTCAATTCTTCACCCGCCTCTATTTGCAGGATGACATTCTGGCCAAGGTGGACCGAGCCAGCATGCTCCACGGGCTCGAGGCCCGTTCTCCGTTTCTGGATCTCGAGGTTGTCGATTTCGCCCGCAAGCTCCCTCACACGGTAAAGCTGCGCGGCGGGACGACCAAGTGGATCCTCAAGAAGGCTCTGGAGCCTGTTCTTCCAGCCTCGATTCTCTACCGGAAAAAGAAAGGATTCGGCACGCCCCTCGGGCAGTGGTTCCGCGAGGGGGGGCTTGTGCCGGAAATTCCCGGAGGGATAGCCGGAAATTTTGTGGAGAGGGCTTTGCGTTCCCACCGGGCGGGTCGCGGCGATGAGAGGCTCTTTCTCTGGTGCCAGCATGTTCTTGGGGAGTGGAGGAAAGCCGTTGCTGCCCGATGA
- the ruvB gene encoding Holliday junction branch migration DNA helicase RuvB has product MNSEDFSIDPETPDTPFDVSLRPPMFEEFCGQTKTIERLLLMVEAARQRDEPLQHILLSGPPGLGKTTLAYILGNAMEAEVRTTSGPTIEKAGDLAGLLTTMPRGGVLFIDEIHRLQPAIEEYLYPAMEDFRVDIMIDQGPNARSVRLNLARFTLIGATTRAGMISSPLRSRFGMNCRLDYYEAEELRKIVLRTGGLLGMTIDEEGALEVARRSRGTPRIANNLLRWVRDFAQVRTGGVVNKDSASKALEMLDIDAEGFDEMDLRIIEALIHKFGGGPVGLNSLAVAVGEESGTLEDVHEPYLIMQGYLSRTPQGRVAMPKAYAKLGLPAPRNKAPESQPDLLP; this is encoded by the coding sequence ATGAACTCCGAAGATTTTTCAATCGATCCCGAGACCCCGGACACGCCGTTCGATGTGTCGCTGCGACCCCCGATGTTCGAGGAATTCTGTGGGCAGACGAAGACGATCGAGCGTCTGTTGCTGATGGTCGAGGCGGCCCGTCAGCGGGACGAACCGCTCCAGCACATCCTGCTGAGCGGCCCTCCCGGTCTCGGTAAAACGACGCTAGCCTACATCCTGGGTAATGCCATGGAGGCCGAGGTTCGCACCACAAGTGGTCCGACGATCGAGAAGGCTGGCGATCTGGCCGGTCTGCTCACGACGATGCCGCGTGGAGGTGTCCTCTTCATTGACGAAATCCATCGCCTCCAACCTGCCATCGAGGAGTATCTCTACCCCGCGATGGAAGACTTCCGAGTCGATATCATGATCGACCAGGGACCGAATGCCCGGAGTGTGAGACTCAATCTGGCCCGCTTTACGCTGATCGGGGCCACCACGCGCGCTGGCATGATCAGTTCGCCGCTCCGTTCCCGATTCGGAATGAACTGCCGCCTCGATTACTACGAGGCCGAGGAACTTAGAAAGATCGTCCTGCGCACGGGTGGGCTACTTGGGATGACGATCGACGAGGAGGGAGCTCTCGAGGTGGCCCGACGCTCCCGCGGCACGCCCCGCATCGCTAATAATCTTCTCCGATGGGTAAGGGATTTCGCCCAAGTCCGCACCGGAGGAGTGGTGAACAAGGATTCCGCCTCCAAGGCGCTCGAGATGCTCGACATCGATGCTGAGGGCTTCGACGAGATGGATCTACGGATCATCGAGGCATTGATCCATAAATTCGGCGGTGGTCCCGTAGGGCTCAACTCCCTAGCGGTTGCTGTCGGAGAAGAGTCGGGAACTCTCGAGGATGTCCACGAGCCCTATCTGATCATGCAGGGCTATCTCTCTCGCACCCCGCAGGGACGTGTGGCGATGCCCAAGGCCTATGCAAAGCTCGGCCTTCCCGCGCCGAGGAATAAGGCCCCCGAGTCTCAACCGGACCTACTGCCGTAG
- a CDS encoding glycosyltransferase family 4 protein produces MRILILNYEHPPIGGGGGRLAAKVGAGLVARGHQVRVLTAGMPHLPPESVEQGMEIRRLRAFRKREDTCSVPEMAAWVALAIPAAIAEVRRWKPDVIHAHFAVPTGAVAWVASKLTGVPYVLTAHLGDVPGGVPEQTGRLFRWIKPFTVPIWKDAAATTAVSSFVAGLAEKAYGRLPQIILNGMEMSAPPTLEVHEPTRLLMAGRMSVQKNPLLTVQALGLLKDLSWLCTMIGDGPLLAEVKAEAVRLGILERIDFRGWASAEEVSAAMGNADILLIPSLSEGLPMVAVEALAHGLAIVGSRIGGLADVAHETEEHANARLFELAQGAEGFAAALQPLLLNSAALMKARTASLSMAAQFDIKHSLDQYQQLLISAVR; encoded by the coding sequence ATGAGAATCCTGATCCTCAACTACGAGCATCCTCCCATCGGGGGTGGAGGCGGCAGGCTCGCGGCAAAAGTCGGTGCGGGATTGGTCGCTCGCGGGCATCAAGTCAGAGTGCTGACCGCAGGGATGCCTCATCTTCCCCCTGAGTCTGTTGAGCAGGGAATGGAGATCCGTAGGCTCAGAGCCTTTCGCAAGCGTGAGGATACATGCAGTGTGCCGGAGATGGCAGCTTGGGTGGCATTGGCAATTCCCGCCGCCATAGCCGAAGTGCGTCGATGGAAGCCGGATGTGATTCATGCCCACTTCGCCGTTCCAACAGGGGCCGTTGCGTGGGTAGCCAGCAAGTTGACGGGTGTTCCCTATGTTCTGACGGCTCATCTGGGGGATGTGCCGGGAGGTGTGCCCGAGCAGACAGGTAGACTCTTTCGCTGGATTAAGCCTTTCACCGTCCCGATCTGGAAAGACGCGGCAGCTACCACAGCAGTCAGCAGCTTTGTAGCAGGACTTGCTGAGAAGGCCTACGGACGCTTACCGCAGATCATTCTCAATGGGATGGAGATGTCAGCTCCACCTACTTTGGAGGTCCATGAACCCACACGGCTCCTCATGGCCGGCAGGATGAGCGTTCAAAAGAATCCACTCCTGACGGTTCAGGCCTTGGGACTTCTCAAGGATCTTTCCTGGCTCTGCACGATGATCGGGGATGGCCCTCTGCTTGCCGAGGTGAAGGCTGAGGCTGTTCGCCTAGGAATCTTGGAGAGGATTGATTTCCGGGGATGGGCTTCGGCCGAGGAGGTCAGCGCGGCCATGGGGAACGCTGATATTCTGCTAATTCCATCCCTCTCTGAGGGTTTGCCTATGGTGGCTGTTGAGGCCTTGGCTCACGGGCTGGCTATTGTCGGTAGCCGGATTGGAGGCCTTGCGGATGTGGCTCATGAGACCGAAGAGCATGCGAATGCACGGCTTTTCGAGCTGGCGCAAGGAGCGGAAGGATTTGCCGCTGCGTTGCAACCTCTTCTTCTCAACTCGGCCGCCTTGATGAAGGCACGTACTGCCTCTCTGTCGATGGCTGCCCAGTTTGATATCAAGCACTCCCTCGATCAGTATCAGCAGTTACTGATCAGTGCGGTGCGTTAA
- a CDS encoding indole-3-glycerol phosphate synthase TrpC: MSAHSTPTILDRILADVQEEISDAKRLRSEADLRAMIADAPPVRSLPDALVQNFGLIAEIKACSPSVGAMRLENVAEAPDAYEESSVVRALSVLTNSRYFGGNMERLQEIRARVSKPVLRKDFMVSEYQIREARAFGADAILLMASVLDAPRLKGFHQLALELGMEALFEVHDEEEVDALPKSARIVGINSRRFKAPVESGGFVAKGESSEKDFSIRLDTFELVDRLPENTIRVAESGLDAGNIATVSERFQAALVGTSILRDPAGIRFALAAFEESLSS; encoded by the coding sequence ATGTCCGCGCACTCCACCCCCACGATTCTCGACCGGATTCTTGCAGATGTGCAGGAAGAGATCTCCGATGCGAAGCGCTTGCGCTCCGAGGCTGACCTGCGTGCAATGATCGCCGATGCGCCACCGGTACGCTCTCTTCCGGATGCGTTAGTACAAAACTTCGGACTGATCGCGGAAATCAAGGCCTGCTCTCCCAGTGTGGGAGCCATGAGGCTGGAGAATGTCGCCGAGGCACCCGATGCCTATGAAGAGAGCTCGGTGGTGAGAGCCCTTTCCGTACTGACAAACAGTCGTTACTTCGGCGGCAACATGGAACGACTGCAGGAGATTCGAGCTAGGGTCTCCAAGCCTGTCCTTCGAAAAGATTTCATGGTCAGCGAATACCAGATCCGTGAGGCCCGTGCTTTCGGCGCCGATGCGATCCTGCTCATGGCCAGTGTGCTTGATGCGCCAAGGCTCAAGGGGTTTCATCAACTGGCCTTGGAGCTCGGTATGGAGGCTCTCTTCGAGGTGCACGATGAGGAGGAGGTGGACGCGCTGCCCAAGAGTGCGCGGATTGTAGGAATCAACAGCCGTCGGTTCAAGGCACCTGTGGAATCCGGAGGATTCGTTGCTAAGGGAGAATCCTCGGAGAAGGACTTTAGTATCCGACTCGACACCTTTGAACTGGTGGATCGCTTGCCGGAGAACACGATTCGGGTCGCTGAGAGCGGTCTCGATGCCGGGAATATTGCCACGGTGAGTGAGAGATTTCAGGCGGCTCTCGTGGGAACCTCGATCCTACGCGATCCGGCCGGAATTCGCTTCGCCCTCGCCGCCTTTGAGGAATCTCTTTCTTCCTGA
- a CDS encoding glycosyltransferase family 2 protein yields the protein MISITIPIYNEHGAIEALFAKIKEVMDRLGRRYEVIFVNDGSTDGSGVMLDGLAAKNPEAKVVHFRRNFGQTAAMMAGFDHASGDVIIPMDGDYQNDPEDIPKMLAKLEEGYDVCSGWRRDRQDSAIQRNLPSMLANKLISALSGVKLHDFGCSLKAYRAEVVKDVRLYGEMHRFLPIYAKWHGARITEIPVNHFARTTGSSKYGLERVLKVILDLVTVKFLDKYMMKPMYLFGLWGCIFFVASAVFGVLTLWMRYKGYYFTATPLPMMTVFSFMTGILCVLLGLLAEMITRTFHESQNKSIYLVKQTRNFPQS from the coding sequence ATGATTTCCATCACCATTCCGATCTACAATGAACACGGGGCCATCGAGGCTCTTTTTGCAAAGATCAAGGAGGTGATGGACCGTCTCGGACGCCGCTACGAGGTGATCTTTGTGAATGACGGCAGCACGGATGGCAGTGGAGTGATGCTGGACGGCCTGGCCGCAAAAAATCCGGAAGCCAAGGTGGTTCACTTCAGGCGTAATTTCGGCCAGACGGCCGCGATGATGGCCGGGTTCGACCATGCCTCGGGGGACGTGATCATCCCGATGGACGGGGATTACCAGAACGATCCTGAGGATATCCCCAAGATGCTGGCCAAGCTGGAGGAGGGCTATGATGTCTGCTCCGGATGGAGGCGTGACCGCCAGGATAGCGCCATTCAACGCAATCTGCCTAGCATGCTGGCCAACAAGCTCATCTCCGCGCTCTCCGGGGTGAAGCTCCATGACTTCGGATGCTCGCTCAAGGCCTACCGGGCGGAGGTAGTCAAGGATGTCAGGCTCTATGGTGAGATGCACCGCTTCCTGCCGATCTACGCGAAGTGGCATGGAGCCCGCATCACCGAGATCCCGGTCAATCATTTCGCCCGCACCACCGGCAGCTCGAAATACGGGCTCGAGCGCGTCCTGAAGGTCATCCTGGATCTGGTCACGGTTAAGTTCCTGGACAAGTACATGATGAAGCCGATGTACCTCTTCGGTCTCTGGGGATGTATTTTCTTTGTGGCCTCGGCTGTGTTCGGGGTTCTGACGCTCTGGATGCGGTACAAGGGATATTACTTCACGGCGACTCCTCTTCCGATGATGACAGTATTCTCCTTCATGACGGGAATTCTCTGTGTCTTGCTGGGCCTGCTGGCCGAGATGATCACCCGCACCTTCCACGAAAGTCAGAATAAGTCGATCTACCTGGTAAAGCAGACCAGGAATTTTCCGCAAAGCTGA
- a CDS encoding thioredoxin domain-containing protein, with protein MNHLSTCTSPYLLQHAENPVEWYPWGEEAFARAREEQKPIFLSIGYSTCHWCHVMAHESFENPEIAALMNDHFINVKLDREERPDVDRLYMAYVQGLTGSGGWPMSVWLTPELKPFFGGTYFPPENRHGRAGFPSVLMQLSQLWEQSREKIEQEATRSLEALQASAQFDAATAANLEAPLARAAEYFLRTYDEEWGGFGSAPKFPRPSVLYFLLRQARSESSTSNQELLRSVLGTLDRMAAGGIHDHLGGGFHRYSVDREWHVPHFEKMLYDQAQLAIAYLEAWQMTGEKRHAEVVRDILSYVQREMTSPEGGFYSAEDADSLIKQGSTEDAEGAFFVWTKEEIEAALPSEEAALFCEHYGVRPEGNVNPSSDPHGELTGKNVLMIMEQQGVISEDEGESLTRSQKILLEVRSRRPRPHLDDKILCAWNGLMISAFARAGAALAEVKYLEAAVKAAEFIKAHLTDPLTGELRRSWRGRKVPETGFAEDYAFLIQGLLDLYEATFEIGWLQWAVDLQAIMNRLFWDEAGGGYFSSAEGDPHLLVRMKEDYDGAEPSANSVAGLNLLRFSRMLGDPEAVTAEKAMRIFAFSSRTLEGMPAAVPQLLVALQYSRSSGRQVVIAGKPGASDTEALIAWARRGFHPEQVILLVGGADGGEGQAWLAERIPSIANMGPIEGKAALYRCENSTCSAPITLSELESSGILG; from the coding sequence ATGAATCACCTCTCCACGTGCACCTCCCCCTACCTTCTGCAGCATGCGGAGAATCCTGTGGAGTGGTACCCATGGGGAGAGGAGGCGTTTGCTCGTGCCCGAGAGGAGCAGAAGCCGATCTTTCTCTCGATCGGCTACTCCACCTGCCACTGGTGCCATGTGATGGCTCACGAGTCGTTCGAGAATCCCGAGATCGCCGCCCTGATGAACGATCACTTCATCAACGTGAAACTCGACCGCGAGGAGCGTCCCGATGTCGACCGTCTCTATATGGCCTATGTGCAGGGGCTGACCGGCAGTGGCGGATGGCCGATGAGTGTCTGGCTCACGCCCGAACTGAAGCCCTTCTTCGGCGGCACCTACTTCCCGCCGGAGAATAGGCATGGTAGGGCCGGATTTCCCTCCGTACTCATGCAACTCTCTCAACTCTGGGAGCAAAGCAGGGAGAAGATCGAACAAGAGGCGACCCGTTCGCTGGAGGCCCTTCAAGCCAGCGCTCAGTTCGATGCAGCGACAGCGGCTAATCTCGAGGCACCTCTAGCAAGGGCCGCAGAGTATTTTCTGCGGACCTACGATGAGGAATGGGGAGGCTTCGGTTCGGCTCCTAAGTTTCCGCGCCCCTCGGTGCTCTATTTTCTGCTAAGGCAAGCCCGTTCTGAATCTTCGACTTCCAATCAGGAATTGCTACGCAGTGTTCTCGGGACGCTGGACCGAATGGCTGCGGGTGGAATCCATGACCATCTCGGAGGAGGCTTTCACCGCTACTCGGTCGACAGGGAGTGGCACGTGCCTCATTTCGAGAAAATGCTCTATGATCAGGCCCAGCTGGCCATCGCCTATCTGGAAGCCTGGCAAATGACCGGGGAAAAGCGACATGCCGAAGTCGTTCGCGATATCCTTAGCTATGTGCAGAGGGAGATGACATCTCCGGAGGGTGGCTTCTACTCGGCTGAAGATGCCGACAGTCTTATTAAGCAAGGCTCCACAGAGGATGCCGAAGGAGCCTTCTTTGTCTGGACCAAGGAGGAGATCGAGGCGGCACTCCCATCCGAAGAGGCTGCTCTTTTCTGTGAGCATTACGGCGTGAGGCCAGAGGGGAACGTGAATCCCTCAAGCGATCCTCACGGAGAGTTAACAGGAAAGAATGTGCTGATGATCATGGAACAGCAGGGTGTGATTTCTGAGGATGAAGGGGAGTCGCTTACCCGATCCCAGAAAATCCTTCTTGAAGTACGCTCCCGACGACCCCGACCTCATCTGGATGACAAGATCCTCTGCGCTTGGAACGGACTGATGATCTCCGCATTTGCCCGTGCTGGCGCGGCTTTGGCTGAGGTGAAGTATCTCGAGGCTGCCGTGAAGGCGGCGGAGTTCATCAAAGCACATCTGACTGATCCCCTCACCGGGGAACTTCGTCGCAGTTGGCGCGGTAGGAAGGTGCCTGAGACCGGCTTTGCCGAGGATTACGCCTTTCTGATCCAGGGATTGCTGGATCTCTACGAGGCGACCTTTGAGATAGGATGGCTTCAGTGGGCTGTGGACCTGCAAGCCATCATGAATCGTCTTTTCTGGGACGAAGCGGGGGGAGGTTACTTCAGCAGTGCCGAGGGGGATCCCCATCTACTTGTCCGAATGAAGGAGGACTATGACGGAGCCGAACCCTCGGCGAATTCGGTGGCTGGGCTCAATCTCCTCCGATTCTCACGTATGCTCGGTGATCCCGAGGCCGTAACTGCGGAGAAAGCTATGCGCATTTTTGCATTCTCCAGCCGCACGCTGGAGGGAATGCCCGCTGCGGTGCCTCAGCTCTTGGTGGCGCTCCAATACAGCCGGTCCTCTGGGCGACAGGTAGTCATTGCGGGAAAACCGGGAGCATCTGACACGGAGGCTCTCATTGCGTGGGCGAGGAGGGGATTTCATCCCGAGCAAGTCATCCTACTGGTAGGGGGAGCAGATGGAGGAGAAGGGCAGGCATGGCTAGCTGAAAGGATTCCTTCCATCGCCAACATGGGGCCTATCGAGGGTAAGGCCGCTCTCTACCGCTGCGAGAACTCCACCTGTTCAGCTCCAATTACGCTGTCGGAGTTGGAAAGTTCAGGAATCTTGGGTTAG